A part of Sandaracinaceae bacterium genomic DNA contains:
- a CDS encoding PilZ domain-containing protein codes for MNDRRQEKRVEVGLFVREIVGEATYSSFVMNLSSGGILLERPSTAAPPAGPVQLEIRLPDHHGRLDADPVWGLAQVVYDEQRVDEPAEASGWRRSALRFSAMADAHRERLETWLANQRGGERWEDLGQGVRVLRPG; via the coding sequence GTGAACGATCGTCGACAAGAAAAGCGAGTCGAGGTGGGTCTGTTCGTCCGCGAGATCGTGGGCGAGGCGACCTACTCGTCCTTCGTGATGAACCTCTCCTCGGGCGGCATCCTGCTGGAGCGTCCGTCCACCGCGGCGCCCCCTGCCGGCCCCGTGCAGCTGGAGATCCGCCTGCCGGACCACCACGGGCGGCTGGATGCCGACCCCGTCTGGGGCCTGGCGCAGGTGGTCTACGACGAGCAGCGCGTGGACGAGCCTGCTGAGGCGAGCGGCTGGCGACGCAGCGCGCTGCGCTTCAGCGCGATGGCCGACGCGCACCGCGAGCGTCTCGAGACCTGGCTCGCCAACCAGCGCGGCGGCGAGCGCTGGGAGGATCTGGGGCAGGGCGTGCGGGTGCTGCGCCCAGGATGA
- a CDS encoding alcohol dehydrogenase catalytic domain-containing protein, which translates to MGCARCEACHAGRPHHCPQAQMLGVGRDGVFTEEVVLPLSACVPLPGVTDARRAAFLEPYAAALGVACMGLPRDARVLIMGSGRVATLTEHVLRSEGYAHVVLAERPPAGESFDVGVETRAEAERLDQLARAVCPFGTLVLKSRPATRVPASFGLWAQRDLCVRGVSYAPFALAAERLADASLDVCRWLGALHSFEEFGALLAADSAGLGDVSDHLRKPMLACGGAACAA; encoded by the coding sequence GTGGGCTGCGCGCGCTGCGAGGCCTGCCACGCGGGACGGCCACATCACTGCCCACAGGCGCAGATGCTCGGCGTGGGGCGTGACGGCGTGTTCACCGAAGAGGTGGTCTTGCCGCTGTCCGCGTGTGTCCCGCTGCCGGGCGTCACGGACGCGCGCCGGGCGGCGTTCCTCGAGCCCTACGCGGCGGCGCTCGGCGTGGCGTGCATGGGTCTTCCGCGCGACGCCCGCGTGCTGATCATGGGCAGCGGGCGCGTGGCCACGCTCACCGAACACGTGCTGCGCAGCGAGGGCTACGCGCACGTGGTGCTGGCGGAGCGGCCTCCCGCAGGCGAGTCCTTCGATGTCGGTGTGGAGACGCGCGCGGAGGCCGAGCGCTTGGACCAGCTGGCGCGCGCGGTGTGCCCGTTCGGCACGCTGGTGCTGAAGAGCCGTCCGGCCACGCGCGTGCCCGCCAGCTTCGGGCTGTGGGCGCAGCGGGACCTCTGCGTGCGGGGCGTGTCCTATGCGCCGTTCGCGCTGGCCGCCGAGCGGTTGGCGGATGCGAGCCTCGATGTGTGCCGGTGGCTCGGCGCGCTGCACTCGTTCGAAGAGTTCGGTGCGCTCCTGGCGGCTGACTCGGCCGGGCTCGGCGACGTGAGCGACCACCTGCGGAAGCCCATGCTGGCGTGCGGCGGAGCGGCATGTGCGGCCTGA